Proteins encoded within one genomic window of Halocatena marina:
- a CDS encoding glutamine synthetase family protein, with protein sequence MGNENIASDGGLDPKAQTVLDEIEEHNVDFLRIQFTDILGTVKNVSIPASQAEKAFTEGIYFDGSSIEGFVRIQESDMRLRPDPNTFALLPWKTRDDGTASARLIADVTDASGADFKGDPRHVLKRALKRAGDMGYTLNAGPEPEFFLFEEEDGRATTITHDAGGYFDLAPKDLASDVRRDIIYGLEKMGFEVEASHHEVAEGQHEIDFKYDDGLTTADNIATFRAVVRAIAAEHDLHSTFMPKPIAGINGSGMHTHLSLFTEDGENVFHDEDDEFNLSETAKQFLAGVLEHAPAITAVCNPTVNSYKRLVPGYEAPVYVAWSDVNRTALIRKPAARTPAASRVELRSPDPSCNPYLALAVMLHAGLDGIERGLDAPDPVRENIYEFDESTREEYNIDVLPPNLGAAIDALEDDDVILDALGKHVAEKFIEAKRAEFDEYRVAVSEWELEKYLETF encoded by the coding sequence TATCCAATTCACAGACATTCTCGGAACAGTAAAGAACGTCTCTATACCAGCAAGTCAGGCAGAGAAGGCGTTCACCGAGGGTATCTACTTCGATGGATCGTCTATCGAGGGATTTGTGCGGATTCAGGAGAGCGACATGCGGCTCAGACCAGATCCGAACACGTTCGCGCTGTTGCCGTGGAAGACCCGCGACGACGGTACCGCGAGCGCCAGACTGATCGCAGATGTAACGGATGCATCCGGCGCGGACTTCAAAGGTGACCCACGTCACGTGCTCAAGCGTGCACTGAAGCGGGCAGGAGATATGGGATACACCCTCAACGCGGGACCTGAGCCGGAGTTTTTCCTCTTCGAAGAGGAAGACGGCCGGGCGACGACCATCACTCACGACGCGGGTGGATACTTTGATCTCGCGCCGAAAGATCTGGCAAGCGATGTGCGTCGAGACATCATCTACGGGCTCGAAAAGATGGGCTTTGAGGTGGAGGCGAGCCACCACGAGGTCGCAGAAGGGCAACACGAGATCGATTTCAAGTACGACGACGGTCTCACCACGGCTGATAACATCGCTACATTCCGGGCAGTAGTGCGCGCGATCGCCGCCGAACACGATCTGCACTCGACGTTCATGCCAAAGCCCATCGCGGGCATCAACGGCAGCGGGATGCACACGCACCTTTCACTGTTCACCGAAGACGGAGAGAACGTCTTCCACGACGAAGACGATGAGTTCAATCTCTCGGAGACAGCAAAGCAGTTCCTCGCAGGCGTTCTGGAGCACGCACCCGCCATCACTGCGGTTTGTAATCCAACAGTGAACTCATACAAGCGACTCGTGCCGGGATATGAGGCTCCTGTCTACGTCGCATGGAGTGATGTGAATCGGACTGCGCTCATCCGCAAACCTGCTGCACGGACGCCAGCCGCTTCGCGGGTCGAACTCCGCTCACCGGATCCCTCGTGCAATCCGTATCTCGCGCTTGCAGTCATGCTCCATGCAGGACTCGACGGAATCGAGCGTGGTCTCGATGCACCCGATCCAGTCCGAGAGAATATCTACGAATTCGACGAATCGACGCGCGAAGAGTACAATATCGATGTTCTGCCACCAAACCTTGGTGCAGCAATCGATGCTCTCGAAGATGACGATGTGATCCTCGATGCGCTCGGTAAGCACGTCGCAGAGAAATTCATCGAGGCAAAGCGTGCTGAATTCGACGAATATCGGGTGGCGGTTTCGGAGTGGGAACTCGAGAAATACCTGGAAACGTTCTAA
- a CDS encoding YihY/virulence factor BrkB family protein, with translation MNASVQRIISVIQTVIDGIRSEQVTFIAASLSYYAFISLIPLLLLTIVVGSVVGGEMFSTAVSEPVTNAVGGQAGELVQNALDNQSGQSGATVVSILVLLWSGLKLFRGLDVAFSTVYGEPPSDGIVGQLRNGLLTLMAVGIGIALTVAIGTIIAFPGVDFVVGTVDVIGTIGTIAQLCGLTLTLLPLYYVLPGESISVREAFPGAAFTAIGWTALQTAFRIYAAYAGSYDAYGAIGGVLLLVTFLYFGALILLVGVVLNAALTGRLDEDDPDESDAETTTVGPPIPKLSMPDDEPFDVESDDDLEAEVRRLREQLREFEEDIDDRTVHRDELESDLKRYVRRRARRGKARGWGPYLVLLYGTAMTIGAFFYLAGLWAILAMIIIWLSTLGLYVFMIVVGVGFNLLGIPARLRNRIESIRS, from the coding sequence GTGAATGCCAGCGTGCAGCGGATTATCAGCGTTATACAAACGGTCATTGATGGCATCCGGTCAGAACAAGTGACATTTATCGCTGCGAGTCTTTCCTACTACGCGTTCATCTCACTCATTCCTCTGTTGTTGCTCACCATCGTCGTCGGATCCGTCGTCGGCGGGGAGATGTTTTCGACTGCTGTCTCAGAGCCAGTGACGAACGCCGTTGGAGGGCAAGCGGGCGAACTCGTTCAAAATGCACTGGACAATCAATCGGGCCAAAGTGGTGCGACTGTCGTCAGTATACTTGTTCTCCTCTGGAGCGGACTGAAGCTCTTTCGCGGCCTCGATGTTGCTTTCTCGACCGTTTATGGAGAACCACCCTCGGATGGGATCGTCGGTCAGTTGCGCAATGGTCTTTTGACACTCATGGCGGTCGGTATCGGTATCGCACTCACCGTCGCTATCGGAACGATCATCGCCTTTCCGGGGGTCGATTTCGTCGTCGGGACCGTCGACGTCATCGGGACAATCGGGACAATCGCCCAGCTGTGTGGACTTACCCTCACTCTCCTTCCCCTGTATTATGTCCTCCCAGGAGAATCGATCTCAGTCCGAGAGGCGTTCCCTGGTGCAGCTTTTACAGCAATCGGCTGGACCGCACTCCAGACAGCGTTTCGAATCTACGCTGCCTACGCGGGTAGCTACGACGCGTATGGGGCGATCGGTGGGGTCCTGTTACTCGTGACGTTTCTCTATTTCGGGGCTCTTATCCTCCTCGTGGGTGTTGTACTGAATGCAGCACTCACCGGACGCCTCGACGAAGACGACCCCGACGAATCTGATGCGGAAACGACTACAGTAGGGCCACCAATTCCGAAACTATCTATGCCAGACGACGAGCCATTTGACGTTGAATCGGACGATGATCTCGAAGCGGAGGTTCGCAGACTGCGAGAACAGCTTCGGGAGTTCGAAGAAGACATCGACGACCGAACCGTCCACCGAGACGAACTCGAAAGTGACCTCAAACGATACGTGCGCCGGCGCGCACGGCGCGGCAAAGCCCGCGGCTGGGGACCGTATCTCGTCCTCCTCTACGGGACGGCAATGACTATTGGAGCTTTTTTCTATCTCGCGGGACTGTGGGCAATCCTCGCGATGATCATTATCTGGCTCTCAACACTGGGTCTCTACGTCTTCATGATCGTGGTCGGCGTCGGATTCAATCTCCTTGGAATTCCTGCCCGCCTTCGTAACCGTATCGAATCAATCCGTTCGTAG
- a CDS encoding tRNA (guanine(26)-N(2))-dimethyltransferase gives MEVHEGTVTIEVPEQPESGVGDVVFYNPRQEMNRDITVAVLRTWQDRTGDESYLDANAASGIRGVRAAAEGWNVTCCDYDTDAVEHCRTNFTRNDLDGRIVHRDANAYMHENKGVDVVDLDPFGTPIPFADAAFQCARSLVCVTATDTAPLCGAHFQSGVRSYSAVPRNTDFHAEMGLRILLSALARTAARYDVGVTPVLSHVTRHYVRTYLATSHRATDANATMDELGYVDHCEACLYRTTTEGLIANPHDVCPNCESTRINTAGPLWLGPTHEVDFVTDVRERITEELGTATRSRRLLDTIADEIDRPTHYDQHRLSKQWGISAISMDEFLEALTESGYEASRTHYGGTTFKTNADVEAMRRITT, from the coding sequence ATGGAGGTGCACGAGGGTACGGTTACGATCGAGGTTCCCGAGCAGCCTGAGTCGGGAGTTGGGGATGTCGTCTTCTATAATCCTCGACAGGAGATGAATCGAGACATTACGGTCGCTGTCTTACGTACGTGGCAGGATCGGACGGGTGATGAATCGTATCTCGATGCGAACGCCGCAAGCGGTATTCGGGGAGTTCGCGCGGCTGCCGAAGGATGGAACGTGACGTGCTGTGATTACGATACGGACGCAGTCGAGCACTGTCGAACCAACTTCACGCGCAACGATCTCGATGGACGAATCGTCCACCGTGACGCGAACGCGTACATGCACGAAAACAAGGGAGTCGACGTGGTCGATCTCGATCCGTTCGGGACGCCCATTCCATTTGCCGACGCCGCGTTCCAGTGTGCTCGCTCTCTCGTCTGTGTCACGGCAACCGACACCGCGCCGCTGTGTGGTGCTCACTTTCAAAGCGGGGTTCGTTCGTACAGCGCCGTTCCACGGAACACGGACTTTCACGCGGAGATGGGACTCCGCATCCTTCTCTCAGCGCTCGCTCGGACTGCTGCCCGGTACGATGTTGGCGTCACGCCTGTGCTGAGTCACGTAACGCGCCACTACGTGCGAACGTATCTCGCAACCAGTCACCGAGCGACGGATGCGAACGCAACCATGGACGAACTCGGATACGTCGATCACTGCGAAGCGTGTCTCTATCGAACGACGACAGAAGGTTTGATCGCCAATCCGCACGACGTCTGTCCGAACTGCGAGAGTACTCGAATCAACACCGCTGGTCCATTGTGGCTCGGGCCGACCCACGAGGTGGACTTCGTGACCGACGTTCGTGAACGCATAACAGAAGAACTGGGAACCGCCACCCGATCACGTCGGTTACTCGACACCATCGCAGATGAAATCGACAGACCAACACATTACGACCAACACCGGCTCTCAAAGCAATGGGGTATTTCTGCAATCTCGATGGATGAATTCCTCGAGGCGTTGACTGAATCGGGGTACGAGGCGTCCCGAACCCACTATGGAGGGACGACGTTCAAGACCAACGCTGACGTCGAAGCGATGAGACGCATAACGACATAA
- the hisH gene encoding imidazole glycerol phosphate synthase subunit HisH codes for MSSQITADVVVVDYGLGNLRSVTRGLERAGAGVEMSTDPALLDRADGIVLPGVGAFSEGMENAGPFRDALCDAAADGIPLFGICLGMQMLLTSSEESTRAGQGDVDGLDLIPGRNVRFDGSKKVPHMGWNELTVEREHPIVEGVDGQYAYFVHSYYADPNDENACVATTDYGQSFPSVVANDDGTIFGTQFHPEKSGEAGLRILRNFVELCS; via the coding sequence ATGAGCAGTCAGATCACGGCAGATGTCGTCGTCGTCGATTACGGACTCGGAAATCTTCGGAGTGTCACTCGTGGACTCGAGCGAGCAGGCGCTGGCGTCGAAATGAGCACCGATCCCGCGCTCCTCGATCGTGCGGACGGCATCGTCCTCCCTGGTGTGGGCGCATTCAGCGAAGGAATGGAGAATGCGGGACCGTTCCGCGATGCGTTGTGTGATGCCGCTGCCGACGGAATTCCCTTGTTTGGTATTTGTCTCGGGATGCAGATGCTCCTCACTTCGAGCGAAGAGTCGACCCGTGCCGGACAAGGGGATGTCGACGGGCTCGATCTCATCCCTGGCCGAAATGTCAGATTCGATGGTTCGAAGAAGGTACCACACATGGGATGGAACGAACTGACTGTTGAGCGCGAGCACCCAATCGTCGAAGGGGTTGATGGGCAATACGCCTACTTCGTTCACTCCTACTACGCCGACCCAAACGACGAGAATGCGTGTGTGGCGACAACCGACTACGGCCAATCGTTCCCAAGTGTCGTCGCAAACGACGATGGAACAATTTTCGGAACGCAGTTTCACCCAGAAAAAAGCGGCGAAGCGGGACTCCGCATCCTCCGGAACTTCGTTGAGCTTTGCTCCTGA
- a CDS encoding uracil-DNA glycosylase family protein, producing the protein MERVDGIDVTACERCSDLCESRSQIVNGTGVEDASLLFIGEAPGAREDEQGEPFVGRSGDVLSTTLRDCGLVRSDVRIANCVRCRPPENRDPTTAELTNCREHLEREIESVDPDFIVTLGKVPSQHLLERDVAVTKEAGSVVEHRIAGTPRRIVICLHPAATLYDRSQKETFEQTISEAVSLAGAGAESGQSRLSEY; encoded by the coding sequence ATGGAACGTGTTGATGGGATCGACGTGACTGCCTGCGAGCGCTGTTCAGATCTGTGTGAGTCTCGTTCGCAGATCGTCAACGGTACCGGAGTAGAAGACGCGTCGCTTCTCTTTATCGGTGAAGCCCCGGGTGCGCGTGAAGACGAGCAAGGTGAGCCGTTCGTCGGTCGTTCTGGCGACGTACTCAGTACAACACTGCGCGACTGTGGTCTCGTCCGGAGCGATGTCCGTATCGCAAACTGCGTGCGCTGTCGTCCGCCCGAAAACCGCGACCCGACCACAGCGGAGCTCACGAACTGCCGGGAGCATCTCGAACGGGAGATTGAGTCGGTTGATCCCGATTTTATCGTTACGCTCGGAAAAGTCCCGAGTCAACACCTGTTAGAGCGCGACGTAGCAGTGACGAAGGAGGCCGGCTCAGTCGTCGAGCACCGGATCGCTGGCACCCCGCGTCGAATCGTGATCTGTCTTCATCCCGCCGCGACACTGTACGACAGAAGTCAGAAAGAAACGTTCGAACAGACGATCAGCGAGGCAGTTTCACTCGCGGGTGCGGGCGCAGAGAGTGGACAATCCCGCCTCAGCGAGTATTAA
- a CDS encoding DUF99 family protein, with product MKSGTRALGLADSYKSDAETSTVAGAVVRADRVLDGLAFGHVTVGGTDSTDRLTELVHRVDRPDIQYVFISGIAPAWYNIVDLPQFANALSCPVISVSFEDSDGLEPALRDAFDGAARTKRLSRYERQPPRWPIEVNDEQVFVRAIGLDASESARVVRTFTPEGGRPEPLRVAHTAARAGDTLSQTI from the coding sequence GTGAAATCAGGCACGCGGGCACTCGGGTTGGCTGATTCGTACAAATCAGATGCTGAGACGAGCACTGTCGCGGGTGCGGTCGTACGTGCTGACCGTGTCCTCGATGGGTTAGCGTTCGGGCACGTTACGGTTGGAGGAACCGACAGCACCGATCGTCTTACAGAACTCGTCCATCGGGTCGACCGGCCCGATATACAGTATGTCTTCATCTCCGGCATCGCGCCCGCGTGGTACAATATTGTTGATCTACCGCAGTTTGCGAACGCTCTCAGCTGCCCGGTCATTTCCGTCTCCTTTGAGGACAGCGACGGGCTCGAACCGGCACTTCGTGATGCGTTCGATGGTGCTGCACGCACCAAACGACTCTCACGGTACGAGCGACAGCCCCCGCGCTGGCCAATCGAAGTCAACGACGAACAGGTGTTTGTCCGAGCGATCGGCCTCGATGCGAGCGAGAGTGCGCGTGTCGTCCGAACGTTTACTCCTGAGGGAGGACGTCCGGAGCCACTCCGTGTGGCACACACCGCAGCGCGAGCAGGCGATACACTGTCGCAGACGATATGA
- a CDS encoding DUF5786 family protein encodes MGFGSYDESEQENRDIDTDFDEDTVSSSDSHDGNVSFEFDTSNDELLERLEEMKE; translated from the coding sequence ATGGGTTTCGGGAGCTACGATGAATCTGAACAGGAGAACCGCGATATCGACACTGACTTTGATGAAGACACGGTCTCTTCGAGTGATTCTCACGATGGGAATGTCTCGTTCGAGTTCGACACTTCCAACGACGAGCTCTTGGAACGACTTGAGGAGATGAAGGAGTGA
- a CDS encoding MBL fold metallo-hydrolase, whose translation MNVHNVTADAETFTCNAYLVTGSTTTLVDAGAVSGVADTIAEYTDTLDRVVLTHQHGDHIAELDSVTDAFEPDCYAYSDHPQCTHTIEDGDRIDIGDEVFEVVYTPGHAADHVSFMSETTIFTGDVVVHDDGAFDDGSFGRTDMPGQSRERLIESIRTLLERLPDGGGDNAESSVEHMYSGHGGPFHGDVRTVIERALERAERREPKYPDE comes from the coding sequence ATGAACGTTCATAACGTCACGGCAGACGCCGAGACGTTCACCTGTAACGCGTACCTCGTTACAGGTTCGACGACGACACTCGTCGACGCGGGGGCTGTTTCCGGTGTGGCCGACACCATCGCAGAGTACACCGATACTCTCGATCGGGTCGTCCTCACCCACCAGCACGGCGATCACATCGCCGAGCTCGATTCGGTTACGGATGCGTTCGAACCGGACTGTTATGCCTACAGCGATCACCCTCAGTGTACCCACACCATCGAAGATGGTGATCGCATCGACATCGGTGATGAGGTCTTTGAAGTCGTTTATACACCTGGCCACGCGGCCGATCATGTTTCGTTCATGAGCGAAACGACCATCTTCACCGGAGATGTCGTCGTTCACGACGACGGTGCGTTCGATGACGGCAGTTTTGGACGGACAGATATGCCCGGTCAGTCGCGTGAGCGTCTCATCGAGAGCATTAGAACACTGTTAGAGCGCCTTCCCGATGGAGGCGGCGACAACGCAGAGAGCAGTGTCGAACACATGTACTCGGGTCACGGTGGTCCCTTCCACGGTGACGTGCGCACTGTCATCGAACGAGCACTGGAGCGAGCAGAGCGCCGAGAACCGAAATATCCTGACGAGTAG